A stretch of DNA from Candidatus Hydrogenedentota bacterium:
ACGCGATCAGCGAGCAGACAGATACGAATGCGCCAAGTGGAAGCGCAATCCGCAATGGCGCGAGGGAAAAGCCGGTAATGCTGGTGACGGCCAGGCGCAGACTGCTGCGGTAGGTGTATTTCGTCTTGCCGGCGTGACGCGCGCCGTGTTCGTAATCCACGGTGGTTTGCCGAAAACCGGGCCACGACGTGAGCGTGCGGACGAGGCGGTGGCGTTGCGGGCACGCGCGAAACACGTCCGCAACGGCACGATCGATAATGCGGAATTCGCCGGTGTCCATGGGCAGGTCCCAGCCGACGAGCAAGCGCATCACGCGATACCAAAGGTACGCGAGCGCGCGTTTGAGGATAGGTTCGCCGCGGCGCGAGATGCGTCGTCCGCCGACTACGTCGTATCCTTCCTTCCACTTTGCGATCAACGCGGGCACGAGTTCCGGCGGGTCCTGGCCGTCGGCGTCCATCACGATGATCGCGTCTCCCTTTGCCGCGTCGATGCCCGCGGTAAGCGCGGCGGACTGGCCAAAGTTGCGCGAGAGAAAGATTGCCTTCACGCGCGGATCGTGCGCGTGGAGTTGTGACAAGACGAAGCGCGAGTTGTCGGAGCTGCCGTCATCCACGAAGATGAACTCAGCGGAATCGTCCGCAACGTCGAACACTTCGTGGAGCAGTTCGTAGATGTACCGGAGATTGGGCTCCTCGTTGTACGCGGGGACCACGACCGAAATGAGCTTCGGATCGGGTTTGGTCGCGCGTTTGCGCGTTCGTTTCTCGGCCCGCTTACGGGGCCGTTTCGCTTTTGCGCTTGCCAACGATGTGAAAACTCCAATAGCGGTCGCGGCCGTCGTTATAGTCGACGATGTCCATATCGCACGATTGCAGGAACGGAACGAGCACCTGCCACGTGGGGGACCATTTGTGCGCGCCGCCGACCCACGGCGCCCCGGGCCGCCACAGCGCGCAGGATTCGTGCGGCAGATACAGAAACAGTATACCGCCCGGCCTCAGTTTGCGAATCCAGAGCCGGAGCGCGTCCTGCCACTGTGCAAGGTGTTCGAGGCAGTGGGAACTGAACACGTAATCGAGGCTTGCGTCAGGAAACCGGTCGAGAGAATGGGCGTTCTCGGCGGCCGAATCGTCGATGGGTGTTGCGCCGGGGAACGGCCATTGGTTCGCGCCGATATCGATGCCGGCGCCGGCGCAATATTCTTGCGCAATGCCGAGAACATTCGCCGCCGCGTTACCGTGGGTGAGGTAGTCGGGATACAGCTCGCCGCCGTATTCGTGAAACACTTCGCCGTCGCGCTCGACGCGCTTCACGTGACGGCGTGTATAGAGACAAACGATTCCGGGAATAATCTCATCGGGATGACGGACGGCGCGGCGAATGATCTCGGCGATGCGCACGGCGCCTACGCGAAGATCGGCGGGCCGACAAAATCGATGCCGTGTTTCCCGCCGACGGCGATGAGCGCATCCAGCGACGGTTTACCCGCGCGGCAGAGGGAGTCGATGCCGCGGAAGAAGTGCTCGAACCCGCCGGGCGTTGTGATGACCAACAGCTTGCCGGGCGTCGTCCCGGCATTGCCGTACGTATGCGGGACGCCGCGTGGAATAAACGCAATTTGTCCCTGCTTCAATGCCAACTCCTCGCCACCGACGCGCGCGCGGTAGTCGCCTTCTATGACATAAAAAGTTTCATCTTCCTTGTGGTGCACGTGCAGCGGCGGACCCATGCGCGGCGGGTCGTTGGTGACGAAGATCGACATCGCGCCGCCTGACTCGTCGGAGGTCAGTTTCACGCGGACGGGAACGCCGAGGATATCGAGTAATTCGCCTTCGTCGTCCTGGCGAACAATGGGCCTTAGACCGTCCGGCTGATTGCACGGAAACGACGCGAGGTCGGCGTTCGGTGGAACAAACTCGATGCCGAATTCAGCGCCGCGAGCGAGAAGGGCTGGAATATCCGGCGGACCCGAAGGCAGGGGCGGTTCGTCGAGATGAGTGGCGCGTTCGCTGAATGGCGCCAAATACCGATCGAACCCCGCAGGCGTGACGATGACGAGAAACTGGCCCCACGGCTGTTGAACAGCGAAGCGGTGCGGAATACCGCTGGGCAGGAATGCGACGGCGCCGGGCCGGCCTGTGAAGCGGTCGGCGGAGGCCTGAAATTCAACGTCTGCATCCAGGAGCACGAAGACTTCGTGTTCGCGATGGTGCACATGCGGGGGAGGTTCGGTGCCTTTCCGTTTGCAGATGTCCACAATTGCGAGCGTGTCGTTCGTATGCTCCCCGCGCAGGGGATAGCTGTAACGTGAGCCCTGGTACCACGTCGCATTGGTGAGGTCGACTTCACGAACGTTCGATAATGGTGTCGCCATGCTCATCGCGTTTCTTCTTCTAACCTTTGTGGTCTGTTAATGCGTAGCAACTGGCCACGCAAATCTTCGACCAATGAAATAGCATCGTTGATGCGCGCGGCAAGCGACTCGAAATCGGTGTCCGATGAACACACGATAATTCCGAAATGCAGACCCGATTCCGCATGCAGCCGAATGAAATGCCTTCGATCGAGCGTTACGACCGCAGGCGCGTCCGTCGATGCGTGATTAAGAATCGCGCGGTCAGAACACCCTGCGATTGCGCTTACTGATTCGTGTGCAGTTCGAATATCGTGACCAAGCAGGCGAAGGGCGGTGACGACGAGAATCGGTAAGTTTTCGTCCGCGAACAGCCTCGCCAATCAGTCGTCCTCTTGCCCGCGAATTTGGCGATCGATGTCGGCAGCGTGCGTTGCGACATACGC
This window harbors:
- a CDS encoding glycosyltransferase family 2 protein, yielding MASAKAKRPRKRAEKRTRKRATKPDPKLISVVVPAYNEEPNLRYIYELLHEVFDVADDSAEFIFVDDGSSDNSRFVLSQLHAHDPRVKAIFLSRNFGQSAALTAGIDAAKGDAIIVMDADGQDPPELVPALIAKWKEGYDVVGGRRISRRGEPILKRALAYLWYRVMRLLVGWDLPMDTGEFRIIDRAVADVFRACPQRHRLVRTLTSWPGFRQTTVDYEHGARHAGKTKYTYRSSLRLAVTSITGFSLAPLRIALPLGAFVSVCSLIACLWIGFSGARNGVSLGALAIAGLWLLGGLQCILIGILGEYVGRTYIEIQRRPLYVVRDAIGIDT
- a CDS encoding methyltransferase domain-containing protein, which translates into the protein MFHEYGGELYPDYLTHGNAAANVLGIAQEYCAGAGIDIGANQWPFPGATPIDDSAAENAHSLDRFPDASLDYVFSSHCLEHLAQWQDALRLWIRKLRPGGILFLYLPHESCALWRPGAPWVGGAHKWSPTWQVLVPFLQSCDMDIVDYNDGRDRYWSFHIVGKRKSETAP
- a CDS encoding cupin domain-containing protein, whose product is MSMATPLSNVREVDLTNATWYQGSRYSYPLRGEHTNDTLAIVDICKRKGTEPPPHVHHREHEVFVLLDADVEFQASADRFTGRPGAVAFLPSGIPHRFAVQQPWGQFLVIVTPAGFDRYLAPFSERATHLDEPPLPSGPPDIPALLARGAEFGIEFVPPNADLASFPCNQPDGLRPIVRQDDEGELLDILGVPVRVKLTSDESGGAMSIFVTNDPPRMGPPLHVHHKEDETFYVIEGDYRARVGGEELALKQGQIAFIPRGVPHTYGNAGTTPGKLLVITTPGGFEHFFRGIDSLCRAGKPSLDALIAVGGKHGIDFVGPPIFA
- a CDS encoding DUF5615 family PIN-like protein — encoded protein: MARLFADENLPILVVTALRLLGHDIRTAHESVSAIAGCSDRAILNHASTDAPAVVTLDRRHFIRLHAESGLHFGIIVCSSDTDFESLAARINDAISLVEDLRGQLLRINRPQRLEEETR